ttacctctaccccgaaagggataaaacggaagaagatgaattaaaaaatgaatgaataatgttGAGTATGCATAATATTCCTCAATTAGCCCATTATGAAAGGTTTATTATtgtcacaaattaaaaaatttttttttaaaaaactgcataaaataatagtttgaaatatttcacagaAGTAAATCAAAATCCCAAATTTAGACAAAATCTTAAGAAATGTTCACAGTTTGGGAACCAAAGATTTTGTCTTTCTGATTAATCTGATGGCTCAATCTGATTCTGAcacttttgatttgaaaaaataaaatgacaaaaaaaacaatttcttgttTTAATGAAGACATTTGGATTGCCTAAGTCTGGATGAGGTAGAATCTAAACTTGCTTTCAGTGGGCACTTCTGATGGTGAGGTACACCCCAAAGTTGATGCTCAACCtggtattttgtatttattttgctatttcaaataaaatcatgtttaaaaaactgcCAGTATTTGAGGGAAAAGGTTGTAAAGCTAGGGTAAATGAAGAGTTTTTCTGTCGTTTTTGTTCAGTTTCATCTTGAAAAGTGgctaaaatgtatattttgtgcCTGATTTTAAGGCTTAGGAGGGTAGGCTTCCAACCAGCTCAATACTTATTGGCAAGAATGGTTGCCAttgaaacgttgactcagaccaactcggaccaatcactgcttacttgtgatttctggttccaacacaTGCTTCTCCTGAGTGTACTTTCCCCTTATGCAGGGGGGTTTCTAAGAGTAAAAAGCCTTTGTTAGTGTCATATATGTTTGATAACTAGTGTCTTTGGTATTCAGACCTTATTTTGTGCTGATGAGCAGCATTCTCTGCTTCCTGTTTAACACCCTTGGTAATGTGTTGAAAGATTTCTTCATACAAAAACAAGAGCGTCTGATTTCTACATCCTGCCTCCCACATAAACTCCTAACTCCCACTTAGACAGTAAGCAGAGATGGAGACTGGAGTCACACTTAAGCCTCGCATTCTGGGATTTCTATTCCGACTCAAGACTTGACCTTAGCGACCTGAGATTTGAGCTTTGGACCTTTAAGCAATGTTGATTTGTTTAATCCTTGTTCTTACCTCAGAATATTACAGTCAAATCTAACAAACAAggcttttttcaaatgtaaatgcTTGTTTAAACACATATTTGTTTTTCCCATCTAGTCTGTTACAATAGAAGTAAAAACAGCTTTCTAATCACTATCTATATCATAAAGTTCTATTTACTTCCTTTTACAGACTACAtctgaatatttaaaatattttcttttacttaatGAACAACAACATTCGGCAGTTATTcaccttttttaaaagttgtgtACTTTTCTGAGGGATGCGAGAAAATGAACCATGAAGAccaaacattttagtttttataaagATCCACGTGAAAAAGTCTCTGAAATTCGATTTGGTCAGGAAACATAAAAGgaatatttgaattaaaaaactcCTATTTAACTTTTAGTTATTAACAGTTAGATACAATACTTTTATGTAGGTGCATTAGAAAGTCCTATTGCACGTGACAGACAAATGGAAACTGCGTCTGAGACTTAATGAGTGTTTCATTAATCTGTGTCGCTCTGATGCTGAGAGCACTTCCCCATTGGATACATCAGATTAGCCTCTCTGTCCTTCTTCGCAGACTTTCTTTAAAACATCTAAAGTATTTTACTGCTCCTGGGTCACCGACAGGAGAGAGGAGATTATGGCAAACACATTGTACTAATGGGCTGTGGCTATTACAGTGACCATTTATTTAATCAGGTTAGGTATGAACAAGAGAGGTCGCACACCGTGAGCTCCTGACAGCCGTTCATGCTGCCAGCATCAGTACCACCTTCCTTTAAGATAAACTCTGGGGCTTTTATACTTTTACAAAAAGTCATTTCCAGACTTCCTAGGATGAATGTGGAATTGGGAATCTTCTCTGAGGAGAGAATGATTGTCATGCCTGGCATTTAAACCAACCGACTGACGTCAGCAGCTCAACACCCTGTTGCCTGGTGACCCAGATTTAAAGTCTGAAAATGCATGATAACTAACTCAGACAGTTAAAAACCATTGTTTTGTGTTACATCTAAATTGCTTAGATTGAGAAAGACCATCATTAGAGGTGTTAATCTTTAGTTTAGAGGTTGAAACACCCCCATTGTTCAATCTTTTGTTCATTAAATCCTGctgatttaataaaaagtaaaaactaattcaattttttggaaaaataatgaACACTTCAATATACTGGCTAGTTAGTTCATctcctgctttgtttttggtgatgctaaaaatatacaatagaataaaattgatttcccaaaataaaacgtttgagtaaataaagcataaatgtgtgtaacagaattagaaaatgttttaagattGACTTACCAATGTCTTTTGTGGGCAAAAATATGAGACGCACTTTTCTAATAATCTGTATGTGAAAGATGTAAAGCTTAAACAGTCAGTGATCCATCTTTGGATAAATGAGCCACAGCTACTTCTCCTTTTATGCATGCATTTATTGTCTACTCCACAAGACGTACAGTTTCAAATCCATAAAAATCCTGCATCAGGTAAACCGGCGAACCTTCAGCTCGTCTATCTGCTCATTCAGTCACACTGGCTCAAACACACATCAGATGCACTATTCAAGACACTCTCCAAAGCAGATTAACTCCAGCGTGTTTGGAAGTATGCCGATGGAATTCCTTAGCGAGTCCAACGTTGACAAATCCAAAACCAAAGCTTTGGCAAAgttcatgactttttttccccttcttttttttgggtttttaacGTGCTTCTTTAAACCTGAAAGCAATCACTGAAAGTGTCCACAAAAGCGACGAGGTTGTTGTAATTAAGACATGTGGTCCTTAAGCTGCAGTTGAGACTTCTGTCTTGCTTGTTGACACTGAGGTCTCATCCTCCACCAAGCCTCCCATTCCAATGGCAGCCAGCATGCAGTTACGGAACTAGAAGAAGGTAGATCAAGTCAGACGCTACGCgccaagaaaacacacaaacaaactgaTATGACTGAATATCACACCAACCTGTTTGTTCAGCAGCACGTAGATAACAGCATTGTACAATGCTGAGCTCTTAGCAAAGAAAGCAGGGATGGAGGCAGTCAGGGCAGTGAAGGAAGCTCCTTTATTCAGGAAAATCCAGCCAGCAAAGCTGGCGTACGGAACCCAAGCTACCAGGAAGCCAAAGACCATCAACAGGCACATACGTGTTACCTCCTTCTCAGCCTTCTGGGTAGAAGCTGAGTCCTGCTGCTGCGCTGCTGCCTGCACACATGGAGATTGGTAAAACAAAAGATAGATTTACTTAAAGCCATTTAATAGCTGATAGACTCAGCGCCAAGGCTTCATTTCTTGCTAAATTCTTGGGGAAATAGCATAAAACTGAACTCACAGCTTTGACAGTCAACACCAGACTTCCATAAGTGAAGAAAATGAGGAAGACTGGGACGAAGAAGTGCACAACAAACATATATATGACGTATGACTCATTGTTGAAGCCAGGAGCCAGAGTGTAGTAGTCGGGTCCACAGGAGCATTGCATGCCTTCAGGGATGTACCTGGATGGTAGTCAAAGAAAATGGGCCAtctatgtgtgtttttctgtttttgcgaaatgtttctttttctacttaAAGCAATGTGCTGGTGTTACCTGGACCAGCCGCAAAGTGGAGGAGCAGCACAAGCCAGAGCCATTACCCAGGTCAGAAGGACTCCAGCTCCGGCGTGAGTTCCTGAGAATTTGAAGCTCCCCATGGGTTTGCAGACAACAATATATCTCTCAACAGCCAGGACAACCAGAGACCAGAGAGCAACTTCACCTGAGagagaagtaaaaacaaaaaggtaaaagttttacagaaaaatctCCTTGAGATGTAGGTTTGAGTACCACCGTCTATTCTTCTTGTGGAGCGTTTTGCTTCctctggtttttttgttttacctccAAGTGTGGCCATAAATCCCTCAATGGCACAGAAGGTGGGTCCTAGAACAAAATAGCCATAGAAGCTTGATGTGATGGTGATGGTGAAGCCAAAGGCGCACATGATGAGTCCGGCCACCGCCAGGTTCACCAGGATGAAGTTGAGAGGTTGCTGAAGCTTCTTGTTGGTCGCTGTTACGTACAACGTCAAGCCGTTGATGGGAGTTCCAGTGCAGATCAGGAAGAACATGTAGAAAGCCAGAATCTTGTACATTATTGGGTCGACCATGTAGTACTGAGGGTATTCAAAGGGGCTTCTGACAACCCCCGTCCGGTTGGACATTGGGATGTAGAAGTTTTGTCCTTCAGTGCCATTAGGCTCCCAACCCATTTTTGATGCTCCCTTGGACTCTCTTGAAGCGGAGGATCCGGGACAGTTTCGGAACATGCAGCTCAGAGCTTAGCCTTGTGATTTTTATACCTTCCCTCTCTCCTTATTGCTTAATAGCTAAAACGGATTATGTTGGCAGGATTGTGAGGCCGTACGGAAATTAAGAGGCCAGTAATTTATCTTAACACCTGATAATGCTGGGTAACTTGATCGACTTTTCAAGTCCGGATAAACTCCTGTAATCCTAACTGAATGAATTTGATGTCAGCTTCCACAGATTAAGACACTTCCGACTGTAATGATTCCTGATGGAAAGTTTCAGTGTCCTGCATGTAACTTTTAATCTCAGGCATCTAATAAATAATCAAGTGTAGATTTTTGGGGGGATCATAAGATCATTTCAATATAATCCACTTAATTTGATTCAAATCTGTGGGTATGATGTCTTTTTTTGAGAGGACTTTGGTATCCTGGTTAGGTTTAGCCAGTTATCATCCCATTCAAAGATTCAAGGATTTAAGGGTTTTAGGATTCTTTATCGTCATTTCACTACAGGGTAAAACAAAGTTTGGGTCCGGAGCCAGCCAGTTGCAgagcataaacaaaaatatatgagaACACGGGAATAAAACGAAGCTAATGAATATTGGAAATCCATTGTTCTTAACTAAAAACGAACAATTgttgcttttctacctacaagttCATCTCATCTCCAAAAAATGATCCTGTTTACTAAGTGAAAGCTGCAAATCCTTAATCACTGAGTTTAATAAGGcgtgaaaatgtgtttatgtgAACAAAACTTCAAAAGGATTGCTTTGTTGCATATCAAATAGCTAAAACATCTTTTGATCGGAGTTCCCACCTTGAATAGAACTGTGTTTTTGGCATCTTCTGTAGAGTCTGGATGCACAGCAAACATTAAACTGACTAAAATTGccacaaaacctttaaaatggattaaaaatgagcattttctttattctaagCGACTGAAAATTGTGTGATCTGTGGTttactcttttatttcttttgcctTGTACAAGATACTTGATGTAATAGTGTCTTTTGTTCCTCATCTGCCATTGTTGAATCTCATTTCAGGACTGGTGATGGACCTCACAATAATCCACAAACTTCATTCTTGCTGTGACCAGATGACAGAGAGAACATTTAATAATCGAGCATTTGCACCCTAGACGTCCATCTTCATTTAGAGGGGCTGTAATCGGCGGTATCCTGATGGGATTAACCTCAATATCCTCTTGTCCTGCAGTGGCCTGACGTGTTGTAGCTACAGCTTACTGTCACAAGTCAAACTCACACGTAGCTTAGCAGCTGTGGCTTTAATCTGCATCTCCTCCGTCAGAGTTAAGACTGTTGATTATGAAGTGCTGCTAAGGCTGCTCATATTAAAACAGGGAAGGAGGGTACTGCAAATGTGTTCGCTTTTTTGGCTTTTGTACATTTATACATTTGTATAAAATATACAtctctaaaaaatgaattattttagcATTTGTCTGTTTCTCCCTTTTAGGCTAAGAGACAActgatttacaaataaaaattctgTGTCTTTAAAGTTCCTGGGCAAGAATGTTTTTCACAAAACTACATTTCCTGATTTGATTAACCTAATATGAAACCAAactgattaaatatattttgggTAAAGCAGTGGCTGAGAAATCTTCCTGAAAGACTGAAGTTAAGGAGTCAAAACGG
The nucleotide sequence above comes from Oryzias latipes chromosome 5, ASM223467v1. Encoded proteins:
- the LOC101157922 gene encoding green-sensitive opsin, encoding MFRNCPGSSASRESKGASKMGWEPNGTEGQNFYIPMSNRTGVVRSPFEYPQYYMVDPIMYKILAFYMFFLICTGTPINGLTLYVTATNKKLQQPLNFILVNLAVAGLIMCAFGFTITITSSFYGYFVLGPTFCAIEGFMATLGGEVALWSLVVLAVERYIVVCKPMGSFKFSGTHAGAGVLLTWVMALACAAPPLCGWSRYIPEGMQCSCGPDYYTLAPGFNNESYVIYMFVVHFFVPVFLIFFTYGSLVLTVKAAAAQQQDSASTQKAEKEVTRMCLLMVFGFLVAWVPYASFAGWIFLNKGASFTALTASIPAFFAKSSALYNAVIYVLLNKQFRNCMLAAIGMGGLVEDETSVSTSKTEVSTAA